Part of the Brevibacillus brevis genome is shown below.
TGCCGTCGCAGTGCCCGCTACGACCTCGACATCCGGGAATTGTGCACGGATGGTATCGGCAAATGAACGGGCGATCTGGCGCCGCACCTGCGGATGGGACATGGTGATCCGGTTGTCGCAGTAAATCGGCGACTTGATTCCGGACGTCCAGGTGAATGGCTGATCGGGACGCAGGTGAACGGCTCCAATCTCCAGCAGGTTTGCCGCAATTTCTTTGGCAGTTGTCATCGTCATCATTTCTTTTCCCTCCAGGTTCGATTATTGCCGACGATCGGCTTCCACAGCAGCCACGATGCTCTCCCAGGTCGCAGCCGGATCTTTCGCGCCTGTAATCGCACGACCGATCACAAGGTAGTCGCTGCCCAGCCGGAACGCTTGCTCAGGTGTCGTGATGCGGGTTTGGTCCCCTTTATCCGAACCGATCGGTCGAATCCCCGGTGTCACGGTCAAAAACGATTCTCCGGCCGCTTTCTTGATCATCGGTACTTCCAGCGGGGAAGCCACGACGCCATCCAGTCCAGCCTGCTTCGTCATTTTGGCGTAATGGACGACTACATCTTCCACATCTCCCGGAATGGCGAGCTGCTCGTTCATGGTCTGTGCACTGGTCGAGGTGAGCATGGTGACCCCGATCAGGATCGGGCGGGGTGTGCCTGCAGCCGTCCCCTGCTCCAATCCTTCGCGAGCCGCTTCCATCATCGCCACTCCGCCTGCTGCGTGGACGTTGACCATATCCGCTCCGAGTCGGGCTAGACTCTTCATGGCACCTCTGGCCGTATTCGGAATGTCGTGCACTTTCAGGTCGAGGAACACTTTCAGCCCTCTCTCTTTCAGGTAGTGGACGATCGCAGGCCCTTCCGCGTAGGAAAGCTCCATCCCGACTTTCACATAGCGAATGCGTCCTTCCAGCGGCGCCAGGCACTGCTTGATCTCTTCCAGCGTGGAAAAGTCGAGCGCGATGATCATCCGTTCTCTTGCATCAATAGCTGTTTGCACACGTCTCTCCTCTTTTCTATCCCGATCTCGCTTTTTTGTTTGGGGGTGCGTTATACCGTCACGGCTACTTTCGCTCCGGAGCGCTGCGCCGGCATCGCCTCAGTCGAGAAGGTAATCGTCTCCAGCACGTGCAGCAGGGCTGTTGCCGTATCCAGCGAAGTCAAGCAAACCGCACCGTTTTCCACAGCTTCGCGGCGGATGCGGAAGCCGTCGCGCTGCGGCGTTTTGCCCTTGGTCAGGGTGTTGAGCACGATGTTGGCCTCGCCTTTGTGGATCATATCCAGG
Proteins encoded:
- the pyrF gene encoding orotidine-5'-phosphate decarboxylase, which encodes MIIALDFSTLEEIKQCLAPLEGRIRYVKVGMELSYAEGPAIVHYLKERGLKVFLDLKVHDIPNTARGAMKSLARLGADMVNVHAAGGVAMMEAAREGLEQGTAAGTPRPILIGVTMLTSTSAQTMNEQLAIPGDVEDVVVHYAKMTKQAGLDGVVASPLEVPMIKKAAGESFLTVTPGIRPIGSDKGDQTRITTPEQAFRLGSDYLVIGRAITGAKDPAATWESIVAAVEADRRQ